The Pseudomonadota bacterium genomic sequence AGTGATTTATGAACGTTCTCCATCGGGGAGACGCCGCCGATTGTCTCGGCAATCTTGCCATCTGGCGTCACGATGAATGTAGTGCGTTCGGCCAAGCCGTGACCGATCTCGACGCCACGCGTGTCCTTGCTGCCCTCGCGGCCCTCGTGAACGGTTATGCCATACGACTTTGCAATTTCGCCGGTGGTATCAGATGCCACCGCAAGCTTGCCCGCGCAATACTCTGGATCGGCCGAGAAATCATTGAGCCGCTCGATACTGTCGAGAGAAACCCCAATCACGCTCGCGCCCGCCGCCGTGAACTCATCCATGTTTTCGGCGAATTCGTGCGCCTGAATATTGCATCCTTGCGTATAAGCCGACGGATAAAAATAGACCACCACCGGGCCCTTATCGAGCGCATCGCGGAGCGAAAAATCGAAGGGCTCGCCGGCCAGTGATGCCTTCACCTCAAAGTTTGGCGCGGCGTCGCCTACTTCGAGGGCCGCGAGAGCCGAAAGAGCTATCACTGTAGAGCCTATGAGACCGAGTAGAAAGTTTTTCATAGTTTGCCCATTGTTGGTTGGTTTGATCTCAGTGACCAAATGGCCAGTGTGAATATTGACAACCGCAAAGGACGCCCGCAAGTCCTGGAACCAGTGCGACTGTGCGCTGAACGGCTCAATCACTCCCGAAACTGGCCGCGCACCGAAAGCGGCCATTCAAACATCGCCAAAATCGACAAAACGACAGGCCGCTAACGGCCAGAAGCGGACGTTCGCAGCGCGGTGCTGCGGACAGGTGGTCTGCATGCCTCAGGTGCCTTTCCTTCTGGCCGCGCGATGCGGCCGTTGCTACACTTCGACTTCGACGTCTGTTCCGGTCACGCGGACACAGTAGCGTGCGACGGCTCGTGGTGCCGGCGGACCGACGACCTCTCCTGTCCGAATGTCGAATGTTGCGCCGTGCCAAGGACAGGTGACCTCGTGGCCCGAGATCTCTCCCTCGGCCAAGGGCCCGCCTCTGTGCGTGCACGTGTTGTCGAGCGCGAAGAACCGGCCGTCGACATTAAACAACGCGATCGACTTGCCTTTGACGTCGCTTAGTCGCGCCTGACCGGGCTCGATTTCGTTTGTCTTCGCTACCTTCACAAAGTCAGCCATGGATCTTTCCTCCCGTCTACTCGGTTTCCGCGAACCGCTCTCGAGGCGTAGCCGCTATCGCTGGTATTATCGTGCCAAGACCGATCCGGGGGAAAGCTTATCTTTGCCCTGCGAGCGCTGCGGCTCTATGCTGTTATTCCATGCCGGGCGGCCGTCATCCGCGCGCCACGGCCGCACGTAGTCGGCGCGGGTCCAGCCGCGAATGATATCGAAAAGGGCCGAAGAACACATGCAAGAGATCGTCAATGGCATCCTGACGTGGACCTGGTTCTCGGAACCCCACGGCTACGACTTCAATGGCCACCTGATCCGGGATCCTAGTGGCAACCTGTGCATCGACCCAGTGGACCCCTCGGGCCCAGTGCTCGACGAGATCGCCGGCGAGGGCGTCGCCCGTATCCTGCTCACCAACCGCAACCATTCCAGGGCCGCCAGCCGGGTGCGGGAGCGGACCGGGGCGCGGATCGCCATCCACCCGAACGACGCCGGCTACGCCCGTGACCAAGGGACTGAGCCGGACGATTCCTTCAAGGCCGGCGAAAGCATCGGGCCGCTGAAGGTCATCGCCGTCCCCGGCAAGTCACCGGGGGAGGTGGCGTTCCATTGGCTGGAGCGCCGGATCCTGATAGTCGGCGACGCGGTGATTGGCAACCCGCCAGGGCGGTGCGGGCTTTTGCCCGAAAGGGTGATGGACGAACCGCCGCGTCTCAGGGACGGCGTTCGTGCGCTTTTGGACTTGGACTTCGACACCCTGTTGGTAGGCGACGGCGTCTCGATCCTCGAAGGTGCGAAGGACCGGCTCAGAGACCTGGTCGATTCCTTTCCCGGCTGAGGGAGGCGGCCCCATGTCCGACAAGTGGTAGACCATGATCGAATCTGTCAGCGCCGTCACCC encodes the following:
- a CDS encoding peroxiredoxin, producing MKNFLLGLIGSTVIALSALAALEVGDAAPNFEVKASLAGEPFDFSLRDALDKGPVVVYFYPSAYTQGCNIQAHEFAENMDEFTAAGASVIGVSLDSIERLNDFSADPEYCAGKLAVASDTTGEIAKSYGITVHEGREGSKDTRGVEIGHGLAERTTFIVTPDGKIAETIGGVSPMENVHKSLEAVQRHE
- a CDS encoding non-heme iron oxygenase ferredoxin subunit, with product MADFVKVAKTNEIEPGQARLSDVKGKSIALFNVDGRFFALDNTCTHRGGPLAEGEISGHEVTCPWHGATFDIRTGEVVGPPAPRAVARYCVRVTGTDVEVEV